Proteins from one Nitrobacteraceae bacterium AZCC 2146 genomic window:
- a CDS encoding isoquinoline 1-oxidoreductase alpha subunit (product_source=KO:K07302; cath_funfam=3.30.365.10; cog=COG2080; ko=KO:K07302; pfam=PF01799; superfamily=47741,54292), producing the protein MAAFALKINGQTHQVDVDPNTPLLWAIRDGAGLTGTKYGCGVAQCGACTVYVDDQTVRSCSMPVSAIGTSEITTIEGLDTKEAKAVQTAWVALDVPQCGYCQSGQVMSATALLSINPTPTDRDIDLAMNGNICRCATYVRIRAAIHGAAKSLEG; encoded by the coding sequence ATGGCTGCGTTCGCACTCAAAATCAACGGTCAGACCCATCAGGTCGATGTCGATCCCAACACACCTCTGCTCTGGGCTATTCGTGACGGAGCCGGCCTGACCGGCACCAAATACGGCTGCGGCGTCGCGCAATGCGGCGCCTGCACGGTCTATGTGGACGACCAGACCGTCCGCTCCTGTTCGATGCCGGTATCGGCCATCGGCACCAGCGAAATAACCACCATCGAAGGCCTCGACACGAAGGAAGCCAAGGCCGTGCAGACGGCCTGGGTCGCGCTCGATGTGCCGCAATGCGGCTACTGCCAGTCTGGCCAGGTCATGAGCGCCACCGCGCTGCTCAGCATCAATCCCACGCCCACCGATCGCGACATCGATCTGGCGATGAACGGCAACATCTGCCGCTGCGCCACCTATGTCCGCATCCGCGCCGCCATCCATGGCGCCGCCAAGTCGCTGGAGGGCTGA
- a CDS encoding hydroxypyruvate reductase (product_source=KO:K00050; cath_funfam=3.40.50.720; cog=COG1052; ko=KO:K00050; pfam=PF00389,PF02826; superfamily=51735), with product MADKVLIYSRFPKSLMARIGQRYDLIDAAGKPPLETFTLDELKDVRAVITAGAQSLKGDVMDMMPALGAIVCYGTGYDGVDFKAAAERNIIVGHSPGANAASVADLALTLMLAVTRRLLPADNYLREGGWSSAKPSPLMTPLPGNPGRKVGVYGMGEIGRKIASRVASFECDVAYHSRSKHDVPYQYMSSLAALVEWCDVLMIAVRAGPDTQHIIDADMLRKLGPNGYVINISRGSVIDQNALVAALTDKAIAGAGLDVFEKEPHAPDALTAFPNVVLTPHIGGHTLDSHVAMQDCVIANLGAYFAGKPLPYVVTV from the coding sequence ATGGCCGACAAGGTATTGATCTATTCGCGTTTCCCGAAGTCGTTGATGGCTCGGATTGGACAGCGCTACGACCTGATCGATGCCGCCGGCAAACCGCCGCTCGAAACCTTCACGCTCGATGAGTTGAAGGATGTCCGCGCGGTGATCACCGCGGGCGCACAGTCGTTGAAGGGCGACGTGATGGACATGATGCCGGCGCTCGGCGCCATCGTCTGCTACGGCACCGGCTATGACGGCGTCGACTTCAAGGCCGCGGCCGAACGCAACATTATCGTCGGCCACAGCCCGGGCGCCAATGCGGCGTCAGTCGCCGACCTCGCGCTGACACTGATGCTTGCGGTGACACGCCGCCTGCTGCCTGCGGACAATTATTTGCGCGAGGGCGGTTGGTCCTCGGCAAAACCATCGCCCCTGATGACGCCGCTGCCGGGCAATCCGGGCCGCAAAGTGGGCGTCTACGGCATGGGCGAGATCGGCCGCAAGATCGCATCGCGCGTCGCGTCGTTCGAGTGCGATGTCGCCTATCACAGCCGCAGCAAGCACGACGTGCCGTATCAGTATATGAGCAGCCTCGCGGCGCTGGTGGAATGGTGCGATGTGTTGATGATCGCGGTGCGCGCCGGTCCCGACACCCAGCACATCATCGATGCCGACATGCTCAGGAAGCTCGGGCCAAACGGTTATGTCATCAATATTTCACGCGGCTCGGTGATCGACCAGAACGCGCTGGTCGCGGCACTGACCGACAAGGCCATCGCCGGCGCCGGACTCGATGTGTTCGAGAAGGAGCCGCATGCACCGGATGCGCTCACCGCATTTCCGAACGTCGTGCTGACACCGCATATCGGCGGCCACACGCTGGATTCGCACGTCGCGATGCAGGACTGCGTGATCGCTAATCTTGGTGCCTACTTTGCCGGCAAGCCGTTGCCTTACGTCGTGACGGTCTGA
- a CDS encoding large subunit ribosomal protein L1 (product_source=KO:K02863; cath_funfam=3.30.190.20; cog=COG0081; ko=KO:K02863; pfam=PF00687; superfamily=56808; tigrfam=TIGR01169) has product MAIGKRLKSAREGIDREKLYPIVEAIKMVKERAKSKFDETIEISMNLGVDPRHADQMVRGVVSLPNGTGRTLRVGVFARGPKADEARAAGADVVGAEDLVEKVQAGEINFDRCIATPDMMPLVGRLGKVLGPRGMMPNPKIGTVTMDVTGAVKGAKGGSVEFRVEKAGIVQAGIGKASFSEEKLIENIKALADAVAKAKPAGSKGTYIQRVAVSSTMGPGVKVEPGTVLG; this is encoded by the coding sequence ATGGCAATTGGAAAACGTTTGAAGAGCGCCCGCGAGGGCATCGATCGTGAAAAGCTCTACCCGATCGTCGAAGCCATCAAGATGGTCAAGGAACGCGCCAAGTCGAAGTTCGACGAGACCATCGAAATCTCGATGAATCTCGGCGTCGATCCGCGTCACGCCGATCAGATGGTCCGTGGTGTCGTCTCGCTGCCGAACGGCACCGGCCGCACCTTGCGCGTCGGCGTGTTCGCCCGTGGCCCCAAGGCCGATGAAGCCCGCGCCGCAGGCGCTGACGTTGTCGGTGCTGAAGACTTGGTCGAGAAGGTGCAGGCTGGCGAGATCAACTTCGATCGCTGTATCGCTACCCCGGACATGATGCCGCTGGTCGGTCGCCTCGGTAAGGTGCTCGGTCCGCGCGGCATGATGCCGAACCCGAAGATCGGCACGGTGACCATGGACGTCACTGGCGCCGTCAAGGGTGCCAAGGGGGGGTCGGTCGAGTTCCGCGTCGAGAAGGCCGGCATCGTGCAGGCCGGCATCGGCAAGGCGTCGTTCTCGGAAGAGAAGCTGATCGAAAACATCAAGGCGTTGGCGGACGCCGTCGCCAAGGCGAAGCCCGCCGGCTCGAAGGGCACCTACATCCAGCGCGTTGCGGTGTCCTCGACCATGGGCCCCGGCGTCAAGGTTGAACCGGGAACGGTGCTCGGCTAA
- a CDS encoding large subunit ribosomal protein L11 (product_source=KO:K02867; cath_funfam=1.10.10.250,3.30.1550.10; cog=COG0080; ko=KO:K02867; pfam=PF00298,PF03946; smart=SM00649; superfamily=46906,54747; tigrfam=TIGR01632) — protein sequence MAKKVTGYLKLQVPAGAANPSPPIGPALGQRGLNIMEFCKAFNAQTQKEEKNTPIPVVITIYADRSFTFALKTPPMSFFIKKAAKLTAGSKLPGRDKAGSVTKAQVREIAEAKMNDLNCDTIESAMKMVEGSARSMGVEVAG from the coding sequence ATGGCAAAGAAAGTGACCGGATACCTGAAATTGCAGGTGCCGGCCGGTGCGGCGAACCCTTCGCCCCCGATCGGTCCCGCGCTTGGTCAGCGCGGCCTCAACATCATGGAATTCTGCAAAGCGTTCAACGCGCAGACGCAGAAGGAAGAAAAGAACACGCCAATTCCGGTGGTGATCACGATCTACGCCGATCGTTCCTTCACCTTCGCCCTGAAGACCCCTCCGATGTCCTTCTTCATCAAGAAGGCCGCCAAGCTCACGGCCGGCTCCAAGCTGCCGGGTCGCGACAAGGCGGGTTCGGTGACCAAAGCGCAGGTGCGCGAGATCGCCGAAGCCAAGATGAACGATCTGAATTGCGACACCATTGAATCGGCCATGAAGATGGTTGAGGGCTCTGCCCGTTCGATGGGCGTCGAGGTGGCGGGGTAA
- a CDS encoding transcriptional antiterminator NusG (product_source=KO:K02601; cath_funfam=2.30.30.30,3.30.70.940; cog=COG0250; ko=KO:K02601; pfam=PF00467,PF02357; smart=SM00738,SM00739; superfamily=50104,82679; tigrfam=TIGR00922), with translation MSMRWYIVHAYSNFEKKVAESIREQSKQRGLEELFEQVLVPTEKVTEVRRGRKIDAERKFFPGYVLVKMKLTDEAFHLIKNTPKVTGFLGAENKPMPISEPEAMRILHQVQEGVERPKASVSFEIGENVRVADGPFASFSGVVEEIDEARSRVKVAVSIFGRATPVELEFGQVEKV, from the coding sequence ATGAGCATGCGCTGGTATATCGTTCACGCCTATTCGAACTTCGAAAAGAAGGTCGCGGAATCGATTCGCGAACAGTCGAAGCAGCGTGGGCTTGAGGAACTGTTCGAGCAGGTCCTGGTCCCGACCGAGAAAGTCACGGAAGTGCGTCGCGGCCGCAAGATCGACGCCGAGCGCAAGTTCTTCCCGGGCTACGTGCTGGTGAAGATGAAGCTCACCGACGAAGCCTTTCATCTGATCAAGAACACCCCGAAGGTCACCGGCTTCCTCGGCGCGGAAAACAAGCCGATGCCGATCTCGGAGCCCGAGGCGATGCGCATCCTGCACCAGGTGCAGGAAGGCGTGGAGCGCCCGAAGGCGTCGGTGTCGTTCGAGATCGGCGAGAACGTCCGCGTGGCCGATGGCCCGTTCGCGTCGTTCTCCGGTGTGGTCGAGGAAATCGACGAGGCGCGGTCGCGCGTGAAGGTCGCGGTGTCGATCTTCGGTCGCGCAACCCCTGTCGAGCTGGAATTCGGTCAGGTCGAGAAGGTCTGA
- a CDS encoding preprotein translocase subunit SecE (product_source=KO:K03073; cath_funfam=1.20.5.1030; cog=COG0690; ko=KO:K03073; pfam=PF00584; tigrfam=TIGR00964; transmembrane_helix_parts=Outside_1_28,TMhelix_29_48,Inside_49_63), with amino-acid sequence MAFSPFKFLQEVRTETNKVTWPSRRETTITTIMVFVMVAVASIFFFAADQIIRYIVTLLLGIH; translated from the coding sequence ATGGCTTTCAGCCCGTTCAAATTCCTGCAGGAAGTGCGCACGGAGACCAACAAGGTCACCTGGCCGTCGCGTCGCGAGACGACGATCACCACGATCATGGTGTTCGTGATGGTGGCGGTGGCCTCGATCTTCTTTTTCGCCGCGGATCAGATCATCCGCTACATCGTGACCCTTTTGCTCGGCATTCACTAA
- a CDS encoding elongation factor Tu (product_source=KO:K02358; cath_funfam=2.40.30.10,3.40.50.300; cog=COG0050; ko=KO:K02358; pfam=PF00009,PF03143,PF03144; superfamily=50465,52540; tigrfam=TIGR00485), protein MAKAKFERNKPHCNIGTIGHVDHGKTSLTAAITKVLAETGGATFTAYDQIDKAPEEKARGITISTAHVEYETANRHYAHVDCPGHADYVKNMITGAAQMDGGILVVSAADGPMPQTREHILLARQVGVPALVVFLNKCDMVDDPELLELVEMEVRELLSKYDFPGDDIPIIKGSALAALENSDQKLGHDAILELMKAVDAYIPQPERPIDQPFLMPVEDVFSISGRGTVVTGRVERGIVKVGEEIEIVGLKDTQKTIVTGVEMFRKLLDQGQAGDNIGALLRGTKREEVERGQVLCKPGSVKPHTKFKAEAYILTKEEGGRHTPFFTNYRPQFYFRTTDVTGVVHLPEGTEMVMPGDNIAMEVHLIVPIAMEEKLRFAIREGGRTVGAGVVASIIE, encoded by the coding sequence ATGGCGAAAGCAAAGTTTGAACGAAACAAGCCGCATTGCAACATCGGGACGATTGGTCACGTTGACCACGGCAAGACGTCGCTGACGGCGGCGATCACGAAGGTGCTTGCGGAAACGGGCGGTGCGACGTTCACGGCCTATGACCAGATCGACAAGGCGCCGGAAGAGAAGGCGCGCGGCATCACGATCTCGACCGCTCACGTGGAGTACGAGACCGCGAACCGGCATTACGCCCACGTCGATTGTCCCGGCCACGCGGACTATGTGAAGAACATGATCACCGGTGCGGCGCAGATGGACGGCGGCATCCTGGTGGTGTCGGCGGCCGACGGCCCGATGCCGCAGACCCGCGAGCACATCCTGCTGGCGCGCCAGGTCGGCGTTCCCGCGCTGGTGGTGTTCCTGAACAAGTGCGACATGGTGGACGATCCGGAACTGCTCGAACTGGTCGAGATGGAAGTCCGCGAACTGCTGTCGAAGTACGATTTCCCGGGCGACGACATTCCGATCATCAAGGGCTCGGCTTTGGCCGCGCTGGAGAACTCGGACCAGAAGCTCGGTCATGACGCGATCCTGGAGCTGATGAAGGCAGTCGACGCCTACATCCCGCAGCCGGAGCGTCCGATCGATCAGCCGTTCCTGATGCCGGTGGAAGACGTGTTCTCGATCTCGGGCCGCGGCACCGTGGTGACCGGCCGCGTCGAGCGCGGCATCGTCAAGGTCGGCGAGGAAATCGAGATCGTCGGTCTGAAGGACACCCAGAAGACCATCGTCACCGGCGTCGAGATGTTCCGCAAGCTGCTCGATCAGGGCCAGGCCGGCGACAACATCGGCGCGCTGCTGCGCGGCACCAAGCGTGAGGAAGTGGAGCGCGGCCAGGTGCTGTGCAAGCCGGGTTCGGTGAAGCCGCACACCAAGTTCAAGGCCGAGGCCTACATTCTGACCAAGGAAGAGGGTGGCCGTCACACGCCGTTCTTCACCAACTACCGTCCGCAGTTCTACTTCCGCACCACCGACGTGACCGGCGTCGTGCATTTGCCGGAAGGCACCGAAATGGTGATGCCGGGCGACAACATCGCGATGGAAGTGCACCTGATCGTGCCGATCGCGATGGAAGAGAAGCTGCGCTTCGCCATCCGTGAAGGCGGCCGCACGGTTGGTGCCGGCGTCGTCGCGTCGATTATCGAGTGA